A region of the Streptomyces durocortorensis genome:
ACCGAAGGGAGCGACGCCTGATGAGCGAGGCGACCGTTACCAGCAAGACGTACTCGGACCCGCGTGACGTTCTCGTCAAGCCCGTGGTCTCCGAGAAGAGCTACGCGCTGCTCGACGAGAACAAGTACACGTTCATCGTCGCGCCCGGCTCCAACAAGACCCAGATCAAGCAGGCCGTGGAAGCGGTCTTCTCGGTCAAGGTCACCGGGGTCAACACGATCAACCGGCAGGGTAAGCGCAAGCGCACCAAGACCGGCTTCGGCAAGCGCGCCGACACGAAGCGCGCCATCGTGACCCTCGCCGAGGGCGACCGTATCGACATCTTCGGCGGCCCGACCTCCTAGTGAGGTCGAGTCGTCCGGAATCGGACGAGGACTGAGAAATGGGTATCCGCAAGTACAAGCCGACGACCCCGGGCCGTCGTGGCTCCAGCGTCGCCGACTTTGTCGAGATCACGCGGTCCACGCCGGAGAAGTCG
Encoded here:
- the rplW gene encoding 50S ribosomal protein L23, translated to MSEATVTSKTYSDPRDVLVKPVVSEKSYALLDENKYTFIVAPGSNKTQIKQAVEAVFSVKVTGVNTINRQGKRKRTKTGFGKRADTKRAIVTLAEGDRIDIFGGPTS